One Deinococcus sp. LM3 DNA segment encodes these proteins:
- a CDS encoding tetratricopeptide repeat protein produces MTQRSLTQRSIPFPWPVAFLAAAALIFPARQAVTDLRTTDLLTRAQTEQNRLEFDASLNAIRQAAALNPRDARVQQRLAEGARSLWYFRGTDALKTEAETAFAAAKRLSPSWPKPHYEHARMYAFRQEYARGLTLLQGAIDRDPNNAAYWLERARYLELAGQTAQARGAYDRCLTLNRNVGECRDGLQALEGRP; encoded by the coding sequence TTGACCCAGCGTTCCTTGACCCAGCGCAGCATTCCCTTCCCCTGGCCGGTCGCGTTCCTCGCCGCCGCCGCCCTGATCTTCCCGGCCCGGCAGGCCGTCACGGACCTGCGCACCACGGACCTCCTGACCCGCGCGCAGACCGAACAGAACCGCCTGGAATTTGACGCCTCGCTGAACGCCATCCGGCAGGCCGCCGCCCTGAACCCCCGCGACGCCCGCGTGCAGCAGCGCCTCGCCGAAGGTGCGCGCAGCCTCTGGTACTTCCGGGGCACCGACGCCCTGAAAACCGAGGCGGAAACCGCGTTCGCCGCCGCGAAACGCCTGAGCCCCAGCTGGCCCAAACCGCACTACGAGCACGCCCGCATGTACGCCTTCCGGCAGGAGTACGCCCGCGGCCTGACCCTCCTGCAGGGCGCCATCGACCGGGACCCGAACAACGCCGCGTACTGGCTGGAACGCGCCCGCTACCTCGAACTGGCCGGGCAGACCGCCCAGGCCAGGGGCGCCTACGACCGCTGCCTGACCCTGAACCGCAACGTCGGGGAATGCCGCGACGGCCTTCAAGCACTCGAGGGCCGCCCATGA
- a CDS encoding exopolysaccharide biosynthesis polyprenyl glycosylphosphotransferase: MVLKPPSQSTAEEWLDGPPLRERNLTRARRANAFLRRRLLNAAALLAGNLLAWGSAWGLMHVLAPQLTLPASRWAALFILHAILTFGAKLLPGWGLGIVAELRYTVQITALLLLGSGLSGFIAHQSVARELPNLLLLALLTPLLLAARSLVKSALLRGGLWGVPVVVYGGAATGERVIRALHDEPGLGYHPVAVFDDAPHRQGTQLDGVPVAGPTSSWTYETPVAILAMPGAPRARQVELLDGPLSVYRSVIVIPDLFDVQSLWARTHDLGGILGVRLNQKLADPVARRTKRLLDLTAVTVTAPVWGPLCLLVGLLIWLEDRQSPLFLQRRVGLGGVSFDTWKFRTMVPNAEAVLQERLASDPALRAEWEANFKLRRDPRITRTGRFLRKTSLDELPQLVNVLRGEMALIGPRPLPSYHHDLLPAFVQHLRREMRPGMTGLWQVSGRSDAGNEGMIQHDPYYVRNWSVWLDAVILLRTFRAVVRSAGAY; the protein is encoded by the coding sequence ATGGTGCTCAAGCCGCCTTCACAATCGACTGCCGAAGAGTGGCTGGACGGGCCTCCACTGCGTGAGCGGAACCTGACCCGCGCCCGCCGTGCGAACGCGTTCCTGCGCCGCCGCCTCCTGAACGCCGCCGCCCTGCTCGCCGGGAACCTCCTGGCGTGGGGGAGTGCGTGGGGACTCATGCATGTCCTGGCGCCTCAACTGACGCTGCCCGCGTCCCGCTGGGCGGCGCTGTTCATCCTGCACGCCATCCTGACGTTCGGCGCGAAACTCCTGCCCGGCTGGGGCCTGGGCATCGTCGCGGAACTGCGCTACACCGTGCAGATCACGGCGCTGCTGCTGCTCGGCAGTGGCCTGTCGGGGTTCATCGCGCACCAGAGTGTCGCGCGGGAACTGCCGAACCTGCTGCTGCTGGCGCTGCTCACGCCGCTGCTGCTGGCCGCCCGCAGCCTCGTCAAGTCCGCGCTGCTGCGCGGCGGCCTGTGGGGCGTGCCGGTCGTCGTGTACGGCGGGGCCGCCACCGGCGAGCGCGTCATCCGCGCCCTGCACGACGAGCCCGGCCTGGGGTACCACCCGGTCGCGGTGTTCGACGACGCCCCGCACCGGCAGGGCACGCAACTCGACGGCGTGCCCGTCGCCGGTCCGACCAGCAGCTGGACGTACGAGACGCCGGTGGCGATTCTCGCGATGCCCGGCGCGCCCCGCGCGCGGCAGGTGGAACTGCTCGACGGGCCGCTCAGCGTGTACCGCAGCGTCATCGTGATTCCCGACCTGTTCGACGTGCAGTCCCTGTGGGCGCGCACGCACGACCTGGGCGGGATTCTCGGTGTGCGCCTCAACCAGAAGCTGGCCGATCCGGTCGCGCGGCGCACCAAGCGCCTGCTGGACCTGACGGCCGTGACCGTCACCGCGCCCGTCTGGGGGCCGCTGTGCCTGCTCGTCGGCCTGCTGATCTGGCTGGAAGACCGGCAGAGTCCGCTGTTCCTGCAGCGCCGCGTCGGGCTGGGCGGCGTGAGCTTCGACACCTGGAAGTTCCGGACCATGGTGCCCAACGCCGAGGCCGTCCTGCAGGAACGCCTCGCGAGCGATCCCGCCCTGCGCGCCGAGTGGGAAGCGAACTTCAAGCTGCGCCGCGACCCGCGCATCACCCGCACTGGCCGGTTCCTGCGCAAGACCAGCCTCGACGAACTGCCGCAACTCGTGAATGTCCTGCGGGGCGAGATGGCCCTGATCGGCCCCCGGCCGCTGCCCTCCTACCATCACGACCTGCTGCCCGCGTTCGTGCAGCACCTGCGCCGCGAGATGCGGCCCGGCATGACCGGCCTGTGGCAGGTGTCCGGACGCAGCGACGCCGGGAACGAGGGCATGATCCAGCACGACCCGTACTACGTCCGGAACTGGTCGGTGTGGCTGGACGCCGTGATCCTGCTGCGGACCTTCCGGGCGGTGGTGCGCAGCGCCGGTGCCTACTGA